A stretch of the Methylocystis iwaonis genome encodes the following:
- a CDS encoding alpha/beta fold hydrolase, producing the protein MATETTVFAYNRPGIGASAPATTPRDGVTVVEELRATLRAKGIAPPYVLVGHSIGGLYVQLYARRHPNEVAGLGRFDSSRAVERRWRARKMAGMGQACHRPGVSRSRASRARRPAGDRRGAPRPAAVHRQAGDGPEREHADDRNLRTRS; encoded by the coding sequence ATCGCGACGGAAACCACCGTCTTTGCCTACAATCGTCCTGGCATCGGCGCCAGTGCGCCGGCGACGACGCCGCGCGACGGCGTCACGGTCGTGGAGGAACTCCGCGCGACCCTTCGGGCCAAGGGGATCGCGCCGCCCTATGTGCTGGTCGGCCATTCCATCGGCGGTCTTTACGTCCAACTCTACGCGCGCCGTCATCCCAACGAAGTGGCCGGCCTCGGTCGATTCGACTCATCCCGAGCAGTTGAGCGGCGCTGGCGCGCGCGAAAAATGGCCGGGATGGGTCAAGCTTGTCATCGACCTGGCGTCTCCAGAAGTCGCGCAAGCAGAGCTAGACGCCCTGCCGGCGACCGGCGCGGCGCTCCTCGCCCTGCCGCCGTTCACCGGCAGGCCGGTGACGGTCCTGAGCGCGAGCACGCCGATGACCGAAACCTCCGAACTCGCTCGTGA
- a CDS encoding IS6 family transposase, giving the protein MTSALSPSHYRRHRFPREVIAQAIWLYFRFPLSLRMVEEMLAARGVDVTCETIRRWAGKFGRDFAGAMRRRASQRGDKWHMDEVLVSIAGTKHWLWRAVDQDGFVLDVLAQRRRDRKAARRLMRKLLKKTARTPRVIITDKLASDGAAKKDMRLNVEHRSHKGLNNRAENSHQPTRRRERIMKRFKSARQAQRFLSIHDQLANLFHLPHPAHQTAATRRSHRAEAIAVWREITAAGVGAA; this is encoded by the coding sequence ATGACCAGCGCCCTGTCCCCCTCTCATTATCGTCGTCATCGCTTTCCGCGTGAAGTGATCGCGCAGGCCATCTGGCTCTACTTTCGCTTCCCCTTGAGCCTGCGTATGGTCGAAGAAATGCTTGCCGCACGCGGCGTCGACGTGACCTGCGAAACAATACGGCGCTGGGCTGGAAAGTTCGGACGTGATTTCGCAGGCGCGATGCGGCGCCGTGCGTCACAACGCGGTGATAAATGGCATATGGACGAAGTCCTCGTCTCCATCGCTGGAACAAAGCACTGGCTATGGCGCGCCGTCGACCAGGACGGCTTTGTTCTCGATGTTCTCGCGCAACGTCGTCGCGACAGGAAAGCCGCGAGACGCCTGATGCGCAAGCTGCTGAAGAAAACCGCTCGCACGCCGCGCGTCATCATCACGGACAAGCTCGCTTCCGACGGCGCGGCGAAAAAGGATATGCGCTTGAATGTCGAGCATCGCTCGCACAAAGGGTTGAACAACCGGGCGGAAAATTCGCATCAACCGACGCGACGGCGAGAGCGGATTATGAAGCGGTTCAAATCCGCTCGGCAGGCGCAACGGTTCTTATCCATCCACGATCAGCTCGCCAATCTTTTTCACCTTCCCCACCCCGCACATCAGACAGCCGCCACGCGCCGCTCTCATCGCGCGGAGGCGATCGCCGTCTGGCGCGAAATCACGGCAGCCGGCGTCGGAGCTGCATGA
- a CDS encoding ankyrin repeat domain-containing protein: MTQTTLSRRSFLIGALIASSFSYPRASVAAPDAAEIFSDPKVEALLDAAMQRDSKRAAALVAAGANVKARGDKNVTLLQWAMLNKSHFAFQVLLNVGADPAQPGVDGDTAIHFAAMANDLEYLRLLLARHVDVDARNGQTGRTPLMAAMMGERERQFEMLLAAGARLNRADNMGNTILHLAAQINDAARVLRLLQQGAPAGARNRQGKTFQTYLLMTPERLLNAEARQARLEVLDWMVQNGVSLER; the protein is encoded by the coding sequence ATGACGCAGACGACTCTGTCGCGGCGGAGCTTCCTTATCGGCGCTCTGATCGCATCTTCATTCTCTTATCCGAGGGCGAGCGTCGCCGCGCCCGACGCTGCAGAGATTTTTTCCGACCCCAAGGTCGAAGCACTGCTCGACGCCGCCATGCAGCGGGACAGCAAGCGCGCCGCCGCGCTCGTGGCGGCTGGCGCCAATGTGAAGGCGAGAGGCGACAAGAACGTCACGCTGTTGCAATGGGCTATGCTCAACAAAAGCCACTTCGCCTTCCAAGTGCTGCTGAATGTCGGCGCCGATCCTGCGCAGCCCGGCGTCGACGGCGATACGGCGATCCACTTCGCTGCCATGGCGAATGATTTGGAATATTTGCGTCTCCTCCTCGCGCGCCATGTCGACGTCGACGCTCGCAATGGTCAGACCGGCAGGACGCCTTTGATGGCGGCCATGATGGGGGAGCGGGAGCGGCAGTTCGAAATGTTACTCGCAGCCGGAGCGCGTTTGAACCGTGCCGACAACATGGGCAATACCATTCTGCATCTCGCGGCGCAAATCAACGACGCGGCGCGCGTTCTGAGATTGTTGCAACAAGGAGCCCCAGCCGGGGCGCGCAACCGGCAGGGCAAGACTTTCCAGACCTACCTCCTTATGACGCCGGAGCGTCTGCTCAACGCCGAAGCTCGGCAAGCGCGGCTGGAGGTCCTCGACTGGATGGTGCAAAACGGTGTTTCCCTCGAACGCTGA